The following are from one region of the Frankiaceae bacterium genome:
- a CDS encoding diiron oxygenase: MDSDEVPYRSAFRLWDTRAWVRSKDHQSTAFDGGRAFFSPDVVPLLAVPESAALSPNAVQDVCARHLQWHLAMTEALEIGPVNDAVLVIREHAAFPKELRRDALRLYTDEAGHAEMCAAMADAVERATGIAAPETVPPFVRLVAETVAAAPAEIRDAVRLLAAFVSETLISATLTRVPYDDRVQDGVRRLVADHAEDERRHAVLFRDVFARYWPSLDPGVRRAAGVLVPGLVHAFLAPDTDDLVAAAAAHPEAFPDPVAAAEAATARAGANGAYAAAAEPTLRVLHEHGAFDDADVAAAFVASGLFPEIGGAGLRTREAALTP; the protein is encoded by the coding sequence ATGGACAGCGACGAGGTGCCGTACCGCTCGGCGTTCCGGCTGTGGGACACGCGCGCCTGGGTGCGCTCGAAGGACCACCAGTCGACGGCGTTCGACGGCGGCCGCGCGTTCTTCAGCCCGGACGTCGTGCCGCTGCTCGCCGTCCCTGAGTCGGCGGCGCTCAGCCCGAACGCCGTCCAGGACGTCTGCGCGCGGCACCTCCAGTGGCACCTCGCGATGACCGAGGCGCTGGAGATCGGGCCCGTCAACGACGCCGTCCTCGTCATCCGCGAGCACGCGGCGTTCCCGAAGGAGCTGCGCCGCGACGCGCTGCGGCTCTACACCGACGAGGCGGGCCACGCGGAGATGTGCGCAGCGATGGCCGACGCCGTCGAGCGCGCCACCGGCATCGCCGCCCCCGAGACGGTCCCGCCGTTCGTGCGGCTCGTCGCGGAGACCGTCGCGGCCGCGCCCGCGGAGATCCGCGACGCCGTACGCCTGCTCGCGGCGTTCGTCTCCGAGACGCTCATCAGCGCGACGCTGACGCGGGTGCCGTACGACGACCGCGTGCAGGACGGCGTACGCCGCCTCGTCGCCGACCACGCCGAGGACGAGCGCCGCCACGCGGTGCTGTTCCGCGACGTCTTCGCGCGCTACTGGCCCTCGCTCGACCCCGGCGTACGCCGCGCGGCGGGCGTGCTCGTCCCCGGCCTCGTGCACGCGTTCCTCGCGCCCGACACCGACGACCTCGTCGCGGCCGCGGCGGCGCACCCCGAGGCGTTCCCCGACCCGGTCGCGGCCGCGGAGGCCGCCACCGCGCGGGCCGGCGCCAACGGCGCGTACGCCGCCGCCGCCGAGCCGACGCTGCGCGTGCTGCACGAGCACGGCGCGTTCGACGACGCGGACGTCGCGGCGGCGTTCGTCGCGAGCGGGCTGTTCCCCGAGATCGGCGGCGCCGGCCTCCGCACCAGGGAGGCGGCGCTCACCCCCTGA
- a CDS encoding NAD(P)/FAD-dependent oxidoreductase — protein sequence MTARVLVIGGGYVGLYTALRLQRRLRRGEAEVTLVSPEPTMTYQPFLPEAAAGSIEPRHVVVPLRRVLRGTRVVTGEVVALDHATRTARVEPLRGSAYDLPYDVVVVAPGSVARTLPIPGLAENAVGFKTVGEAIYLRNSVLECLDVAASTQDPERRQRALTFVFVGAGYAGVEAFAELEDMAREAVRRYYPEIDWAETRWVLVEAAPRILGEIGPAMADYALERLRKRGMDVRLETRLESAVDGVCVLSDGTSFPADTLVWTAGVKAHPALASYAGLPLDDRGRLRARADLRVEGVDGAWTAGDCAAVPDLTRPGELCGPTAQHAVRQASRLADNLVTVLRGGAPEPYRHKNAGSVASLGLHKGVAQVYGVRLRGWPAWFMHRTYHVSRVPTLNRKVRVVADWTLALFFRRDIVSLGALHDPRGRFPG from the coding sequence GTGACGGCGCGCGTCCTCGTGATCGGCGGGGGCTACGTCGGCCTCTACACGGCGCTGCGGCTGCAACGGCGCCTGCGCCGCGGCGAGGCCGAGGTGACGCTGGTCAGCCCCGAGCCGACGATGACGTACCAGCCGTTCCTGCCCGAGGCGGCGGCGGGGAGCATCGAGCCGCGGCACGTCGTCGTGCCGCTGCGCCGGGTCCTGCGCGGGACCAGGGTCGTCACGGGCGAGGTCGTCGCGCTCGACCACGCCACGAGGACCGCGCGCGTGGAGCCGCTGCGCGGCAGCGCGTACGACCTGCCGTACGACGTCGTGGTCGTCGCCCCAGGGTCGGTCGCGCGGACGCTGCCGATCCCTGGCCTCGCCGAGAACGCCGTCGGCTTCAAGACCGTCGGCGAGGCCATCTACCTGCGCAACTCCGTCCTCGAGTGCCTCGACGTCGCGGCCTCGACGCAAGACCCCGAGCGGCGTCAACGGGCGCTGACGTTCGTGTTCGTCGGCGCGGGCTACGCGGGCGTGGAGGCGTTCGCGGAGCTGGAGGACATGGCACGCGAGGCCGTCCGCCGCTACTACCCGGAGATCGACTGGGCAGAGACGCGCTGGGTGCTCGTCGAGGCGGCGCCGCGCATCCTCGGCGAGATCGGCCCGGCCATGGCCGACTACGCGCTGGAGCGGCTGCGCAAGCGCGGGATGGACGTACGCCTGGAGACGCGGCTGGAGTCGGCCGTGGACGGCGTCTGCGTGCTGTCCGACGGCACGTCGTTCCCCGCTGACACGCTGGTCTGGACGGCGGGCGTCAAGGCGCATCCGGCGCTGGCGTCGTACGCCGGCCTGCCCCTCGACGACCGCGGCAGGCTCCGCGCGCGAGCGGACCTCCGCGTCGAAGGCGTGGACGGCGCATGGACGGCGGGCGACTGCGCGGCGGTGCCCGACCTGACGCGGCCCGGCGAGCTCTGCGGGCCGACGGCGCAGCACGCCGTACGCCAGGCGAGCCGCCTCGCCGACAACCTGGTGACGGTGCTGAGGGGCGGAGCGCCGGAGCCGTACCGCCACAAGAACGCGGGATCCGTCGCGAGCCTCGGGCTGCACAAGGGCGTGGCGCAGGTCTACGGCGTGCGGCTGCGCGGGTGGCCCGCGTGGTTCATGCACAGGACGTACCACGTGAGCCGCGTGCCGACGCTCAACCGCAAGGTGCGCGTGGTCGCCGACTGGACGCTGGCACTGTTCTTCCGCCGCGACATCGTGTCGCTCGGCGCGCTGCACGACCCGCGCGGGCGGTTCCCCGGCTGA
- a CDS encoding uracil-DNA glycosylase yields the protein MAYVVPGAEHPAEVASRLTPVAYEPPDVVRLAASAMSPGHLDSRVSVCRACPRLVEWRERVADERRASFAGETYWGRPVPSWGPARARIVVIGLAPAAHGGNRTGRIFTGDRSGDWLYAALHRAGLAARPTSTYAGDGQELIDTRIVAAVHCAPPANKPTTEERDACRPWLERDLELLAPSLRVAVVLGGFAWAAAFPALRNAGYRVPTRVARFGHGAEVEAGQVSVLGCYHPSQQNTFTGRLTEPMLDDVFARATKLAGLR from the coding sequence GTGGCGTACGTCGTCCCGGGCGCCGAGCACCCGGCCGAGGTCGCCTCGCGGCTGACGCCGGTGGCGTACGAGCCCCCCGACGTCGTCCGCCTCGCCGCCTCCGCGATGAGCCCAGGGCACCTCGACTCGCGTGTGTCGGTCTGCCGGGCCTGCCCGCGGCTGGTCGAGTGGCGGGAGCGCGTGGCGGACGAGCGGCGCGCGTCGTTCGCGGGGGAGACGTACTGGGGCAGGCCCGTCCCTTCGTGGGGGCCCGCCCGCGCGCGGATCGTCGTCATCGGGCTCGCGCCGGCCGCGCACGGCGGCAACAGGACGGGACGCATCTTCACCGGCGACCGTTCCGGCGACTGGCTGTACGCCGCCCTCCACCGCGCGGGTCTCGCCGCGCGGCCGACGAGCACGTACGCCGGTGACGGCCAGGAGCTGATCGACACGCGGATCGTCGCGGCGGTGCACTGCGCGCCGCCGGCCAACAAGCCCACCACCGAGGAACGCGACGCCTGCCGCCCCTGGCTCGAACGCGACCTCGAGCTGCTCGCGCCGTCGCTGCGCGTCGCGGTCGTGCTCGGCGGGTTCGCGTGGGCGGCGGCGTTCCCGGCGCTGCGCAACGCCGGCTACCGCGTGCCGACCAGGGTCGCGCGGTTCGGCCACGGAGCCGAGGTCGAGGCAGGCCAGGTCAGCGTGCTGGGCTGCTACCACCCGAGCCAGCAGAACACGTTCACCGGAAGGCTGACCGAGCCGATGCTCGACGACGTCTTCGCCCGCGCGACGAAGCTCGCGGGGCTGCGGTGA
- a CDS encoding ABC transporter permease subunit — MTGLLRSEVRRLTSRRLARYVAIAVFAITILTLGRIFLTSTRHVDPRVQQIAAQQQEQDRIYCEEAKQRGEIPQDEDCALMVGTYFDDPRLHARTALPGGVKTVAVSVGLLALVLGASYVGADWHIGTMQALLFWEPRRGRVMAAKAVALLGVVAAFSVVFHLVVYTGLYVIGATRGTTDGVTGGLHLSNLLTAGRGLVFGAVMALVGYAIAGLARNTVAALVAAFVYVVAVENAVRGLRPGWQRYLLTENTVALLNKEMSVAPARAKQLVDFSGEQAQYVLTSGRAALTLALYVTLLVGAFYLSFTRRDVT, encoded by the coding sequence ATGACCGGCCTGCTGCGCTCCGAGGTGCGCCGGCTGACCTCGCGCAGGCTGGCGCGCTACGTCGCCATCGCCGTGTTCGCCATCACGATCCTCACGCTCGGCCGGATCTTCCTCACGTCGACCCGTCACGTCGACCCCCGTGTCCAGCAGATCGCCGCGCAGCAGCAGGAGCAGGACCGGATCTACTGCGAGGAGGCGAAGCAGCGCGGCGAGATCCCCCAGGACGAGGACTGCGCGCTCATGGTGGGCACGTACTTCGACGACCCGCGGCTGCACGCGCGCACCGCGCTGCCCGGCGGCGTGAAGACGGTGGCGGTGAGCGTCGGGCTGCTCGCGCTGGTGCTGGGGGCGAGCTACGTCGGCGCCGACTGGCACATCGGCACGATGCAGGCGCTGCTGTTCTGGGAGCCGCGCCGCGGCCGCGTCATGGCCGCCAAGGCGGTCGCGCTCCTCGGCGTCGTGGCGGCGTTCTCCGTGGTGTTCCACCTCGTCGTCTACACCGGGCTGTACGTCATCGGCGCGACCCGCGGCACGACCGACGGCGTGACCGGCGGGCTGCACCTGTCCAACCTGCTGACGGCCGGACGCGGCCTGGTGTTCGGGGCGGTGATGGCACTCGTCGGGTACGCCATCGCGGGGCTCGCGCGCAACACCGTCGCGGCGCTCGTCGCGGCGTTCGTCTACGTCGTCGCCGTCGAGAACGCCGTCCGCGGCCTCCGCCCCGGCTGGCAGCGCTACCTCCTCACGGAGAACACCGTCGCCCTGCTCAACAAGGAGATGAGCGTGGCGCCCGCGCGGGCGAAGCAGCTCGTCGACTTCAGCGGCGAGCAGGCGCAGTACGTCCTCACCAGCGGCCGCGCGGCGCTGACGCTCGCGCTCTACGTGACGCTCCTCGTCGGCGCGTTCTACCTGTCGTTCACCCGGCGCGACGTGACGTAG
- a CDS encoding ABC transporter ATP-binding protein, with the protein MPVIEVAGARKSFTRFRKPPHKAVDALDLSVAEGGVHGFLGPNGSGKTTTIRMLLGLVEPDAGDIRLLGRPVPEALPEVIGQVGALVETPLFFPQFSGRLNLELLADVAGLPRERVEEGLATVGLTERADDRVKAYSLGMKQRLGIAAALMKRPRLLILDEPSNGLDPAGIREVRELIRHLGSNGVTVFLSSHLLGEVEQVCDTVDILVRGRRIASGTVKDVLATKATGEVRVRIADLALAATTLETAGMTVTRAEDHLLVTGVTDPARVSEALAKKKQYVAELTPLAANLESVFLDLTEGNA; encoded by the coding sequence ATGCCGGTCATCGAGGTCGCAGGCGCGCGGAAGTCGTTCACGCGGTTCCGGAAGCCGCCGCACAAGGCAGTCGACGCGCTCGACCTGTCGGTCGCCGAGGGCGGCGTGCACGGCTTCCTCGGGCCGAACGGCTCCGGCAAGACGACGACGATCCGCATGCTGCTCGGGCTCGTCGAGCCCGACGCCGGCGACATCCGGCTGCTCGGCAGGCCGGTGCCCGAGGCGCTGCCCGAGGTCATCGGCCAGGTCGGCGCGCTGGTCGAGACGCCGCTGTTCTTCCCGCAGTTCTCGGGCCGGCTCAACCTCGAGCTGCTCGCCGACGTCGCTGGCCTCCCGAGGGAACGCGTCGAGGAGGGCCTCGCGACGGTCGGCCTCACCGAGCGCGCCGACGACCGCGTGAAGGCGTACTCCCTCGGCATGAAGCAGCGGCTCGGCATCGCCGCGGCGCTCATGAAGCGGCCGCGGCTGCTCATCCTCGACGAGCCGAGCAACGGCCTCGACCCGGCCGGCATCCGCGAGGTACGCGAGCTCATCCGCCACCTCGGGTCGAACGGCGTGACGGTGTTCCTCTCGTCGCACCTGCTCGGCGAGGTCGAGCAGGTCTGCGACACCGTCGACATCCTCGTCCGCGGCAGGCGCATCGCGTCGGGCACGGTCAAGGACGTGCTCGCGACGAAGGCGACGGGTGAGGTACGCGTCCGCATCGCCGACCTCGCGCTCGCCGCGACGACGCTGGAGACGGCCGGCATGACCGTCACGCGCGCCGAGGACCACCTGCTCGTGACCGGCGTGACGGACCCGGCCAGGGTCAGCGAGGCGCTGGCGAAGAAGAAGCAGTACGTCGCCGAGCTGACCCCGCTGGCGGCGAACCTCGAGAGCGTGTTCCTCGACCTGACCGAGGGGAACGCATGA
- a CDS encoding dienelactone hydrolase family protein: MGEQVTFASNGDSAEGYLAVPETGSGPGVIVIQEWWGLVPHIRSLADAFAGEGYVALAPDLYHGITTTEPDEAGKLLMGLAMDRAAKDIAGAARYLVARPETTGDKIGAVGFCMGGSLALWSATLAPEIVAAVGFYPAIPWQHMSPDWPSYDGKAAQIHAAEGDGGPEAEGIQQARAAIEAAGGTVDVFGYPGTEHAFFNDSRPEVYDAVAAAQAWGRTLALFQDRL; this comes from the coding sequence ATGGGTGAGCAGGTGACGTTCGCGAGCAACGGGGACTCCGCCGAGGGCTACCTCGCCGTGCCGGAGACGGGCTCGGGGCCCGGCGTGATCGTGATCCAGGAGTGGTGGGGCCTGGTGCCGCACATCCGCAGCCTGGCTGACGCGTTCGCCGGCGAGGGTTACGTGGCGCTGGCACCGGACCTCTACCACGGCATCACGACGACGGAGCCGGACGAGGCGGGCAAGCTGCTGATGGGCCTGGCGATGGACCGCGCCGCCAAGGACATCGCGGGCGCGGCGCGCTACCTCGTCGCACGCCCCGAGACCACCGGCGACAAGATCGGCGCCGTCGGCTTCTGCATGGGCGGCAGCCTGGCGCTCTGGTCGGCGACGCTGGCGCCGGAGATCGTCGCGGCGGTGGGCTTCTACCCGGCGATCCCGTGGCAGCACATGAGCCCCGACTGGCCGTCCTACGACGGCAAGGCCGCGCAGATCCACGCCGCCGAGGGTGACGGCGGGCCCGAGGCCGAGGGCATCCAGCAGGCGCGCGCCGCGATCGAGGCGGCGGGCGGCACGGTGGACGTGTTCGGCTACCCCGGCACCGAGCACGCGTTCTTCAACGACTCGAGGCCCGAGGTGTACGACGCCGTGGCCGCCGCGCAGGCGTGGGGCCGCACGCTGGCGCTGTTCCAAGACCGGCTCTGA
- a CDS encoding GH25 family lysozyme, producing MRRRWVVAAGVVVALGAGAAIGRYVWLPSYRPSLRAGETYGLDVSHHQGPIDWARVKGDGIAFAYVKATEGGDHVDTRFSDNWSGAGSAGVERGAYHFFTLCTPGVRQAQHFLATVPDGPALPPALDLELAGNCAARPPAQDVRAEVTAFAEVVEQARGQRVLLYVGDDFAERYFRDLGGREQWVPRVLRRPGGEWRVWQASAWARVDGVAGPVDLDVRRSP from the coding sequence ATGAGGCGGCGCTGGGTCGTGGCGGCAGGCGTCGTCGTGGCGCTCGGCGCGGGCGCCGCGATCGGGCGCTACGTCTGGCTGCCGTCGTACCGGCCGTCGTTGCGGGCGGGGGAGACGTACGGGCTCGACGTCTCGCACCACCAGGGCCCGATCGACTGGGCGCGGGTGAAGGGCGACGGGATCGCGTTCGCGTACGTCAAGGCGACGGAGGGCGGCGACCACGTCGACACGAGGTTCTCCGACAACTGGTCCGGCGCGGGCAGCGCGGGCGTCGAGCGCGGCGCGTACCACTTCTTCACGCTCTGCACGCCCGGAGTCCGGCAGGCTCAGCACTTCCTCGCGACGGTGCCCGACGGTCCCGCGCTGCCGCCCGCGCTCGACCTGGAGCTGGCCGGCAACTGCGCCGCGCGGCCGCCGGCGCAGGACGTACGGGCCGAGGTGACGGCGTTCGCCGAGGTGGTGGAGCAGGCACGCGGCCAGCGGGTGCTGCTCTACGTCGGCGACGACTTCGCGGAGCGGTACTTCCGCGACCTCGGCGGGCGCGAGCAGTGGGTCCCGCGCGTGCTCCGCAGGCCGGGCGGGGAGTGGCGCGTCTGGCAGGCCTCGGCGTGGGCTCGCGTGGACGGCGTGGCGGGGCCGGTGGACCTCGACGTACGGCGTTCGCCGTAG
- a CDS encoding Ppx/GppA phosphatase family protein: MTRVAAVDCGTNSIRLLVADVVEGRLVDVHREMRIVRLGQGVDRTGMLAPDALERTFAALRSYVPLMAGAERVRMVATSATRDAANALEFVEGCAAILGVSPEVVAGEEEARLSFLGATAELDLPAPYAVCDIGGGSTEFVLGTTGVEQAASVDVGCVRLTERRLRTDPPPDAELDAAVADVALALDGVDVEVGRAATFVGLAGSVTTVTALALGLTAYDPAAIHLARVSAERVEDVTARLLAMPRTERAALPVMHPGRVDVIGAGALVLREVMRRWSLPEVVASERDILDGIALSVAAPPG; the protein is encoded by the coding sequence GTGACGCGCGTCGCGGCCGTCGACTGCGGCACCAACTCGATCCGCCTGCTCGTCGCGGACGTCGTCGAAGGACGGCTCGTGGACGTGCACCGGGAGATGCGCATCGTGCGGCTCGGGCAGGGCGTGGACCGCACCGGCATGCTGGCGCCCGACGCGCTGGAACGCACCTTCGCGGCGCTCCGCTCGTACGTCCCGCTCATGGCCGGGGCGGAGCGCGTACGGATGGTCGCGACGTCGGCGACCCGCGACGCGGCGAACGCGTTGGAGTTCGTGGAGGGGTGCGCCGCGATCCTCGGCGTGTCGCCCGAGGTGGTGGCGGGGGAGGAGGAGGCGCGGCTGTCGTTCCTCGGCGCGACGGCGGAGCTGGACCTGCCCGCGCCGTACGCCGTCTGCGACATCGGCGGCGGGTCGACGGAGTTCGTCCTCGGGACGACGGGGGTCGAGCAGGCGGCGAGCGTGGACGTGGGCTGCGTACGGCTGACCGAGCGGCGGCTGCGTACGGACCCTCCGCCCGATGCCGAGCTCGACGCGGCCGTGGCGGACGTCGCGCTCGCGCTCGACGGCGTGGACGTGGAGGTCGGGCGGGCGGCGACGTTCGTCGGGCTGGCTGGGTCGGTGACGACCGTGACGGCGCTCGCGCTGGGGCTGACGGCGTACGACCCCGCGGCCATCCACCTCGCGCGTGTCTCCGCGGAGCGGGTGGAGGACGTGACGGCGCGCTTGCTGGCGATGCCGCGTACGGAGCGCGCCGCGCTGCCGGTCATGCACCCAGGGCGGGTGGACGTCATCGGCGCGGGTGCGCTGGTGCTGCGCGAGGTGATGCGGCGGTGGTCGCTGCCGGAGGTCGTGGCGAGCGAGCGCGACATCCTCGACGGCATCGCGCTCAGCGTGGCGGCTCCGCCAGGCTGA
- a CDS encoding DUF501 domain-containing protein, with protein MISEDDRAAVEAQLGRPPRGLRAVAHRCACGLPDVVETAPLLEDGTPFPTLYYLTCPRAASAIGTLESSGLMASMTERLGSDPERAEAYSAAHDDYLARRDALGVLPGAPGAGGMPTRVKCLHVLVAHELAVPGANPFGREALDALGDWGSRGPCVTP; from the coding sequence GTGATCTCCGAGGACGACCGGGCCGCCGTCGAGGCGCAGCTCGGCCGGCCGCCGCGCGGCCTGCGCGCCGTCGCGCACCGGTGCGCGTGCGGGCTCCCGGACGTCGTGGAGACGGCGCCGCTGCTGGAGGACGGGACGCCGTTCCCGACGCTGTACTACCTGACCTGCCCGCGCGCCGCGTCGGCGATCGGGACGCTGGAGTCGTCGGGTCTCATGGCGTCGATGACCGAGCGGCTGGGTTCCGACCCCGAGCGCGCCGAGGCCTACTCGGCGGCGCACGACGACTACCTCGCCCGACGTGACGCTCTGGGTGTGCTGCCCGGCGCGCCGGGAGCCGGCGGGATGCCGACGCGGGTGAAGTGCCTGCACGTCCTCGTCGCGCACGAGCTGGCCGTGCCGGGCGCCAACCCGTTCGGCCGCGAGGCCCTGGATGCGCTGGGGGACTGGGGATCCCGGGGCCCCTGCGTGACCCCGTGA
- a CDS encoding septum formation initiator family protein, translated as MTKRPTGPARRKPSTRRPDARRRTQGVGTPTVPKPEPGAKRTAITTRAAILAAVLCVLALALTVPLRQYVAQRGKVAQLRAKQQQAQARVDALEAQKQRLQDPAYVEQLARERLHFVRPGEVPYILLTPSPTPAPVGAGTPAGKAVGGEGPWYSRLWGTVEAAGTAPRPKAQLRK; from the coding sequence TTGACCAAGCGCCCGACCGGGCCCGCGCGACGCAAGCCGTCGACGCGGCGGCCCGACGCGCGGCGGCGCACGCAGGGAGTCGGCACGCCCACCGTTCCGAAGCCCGAGCCCGGCGCGAAGCGCACCGCCATCACGACTCGCGCCGCGATCCTCGCGGCGGTGCTCTGCGTGCTCGCGCTGGCGTTGACGGTGCCGCTGCGGCAGTACGTCGCGCAGCGCGGCAAGGTCGCGCAGCTGCGCGCGAAGCAGCAGCAGGCGCAGGCGCGGGTGGACGCGCTGGAGGCGCAGAAGCAGCGACTTCAGGACCCCGCGTACGTCGAGCAGCTCGCCCGCGAGCGTCTCCACTTCGTGCGGCCTGGCGAGGTGCCTTACATCCTCCTCACCCCGTCCCCGACGCCCGCTCCGGTCGGTGCCGGCACGCCCGCCGGCAAGGCGGTCGGCGGCGAGGGGCCGTGGTACTCGCGGCTCTGGGGCACCGTCGAGGCGGCGGGCACCGCGCCGCGTCCGAAAGCACAGCTCCGCAAGTGA
- the eno gene encoding phosphopyruvate hydratase: protein MASIEAVAGREILDSRGNPTVEVEVALEDGTIARAAVPSGASTGAFEAVELRDGGDRFGGKGVENAVTAVDDEIADALLGFEASEQRLVDQALIDLDGTPDKSRLGANAVLGASLAVAKAAAESAGLPLFRYVGGATAHVLPVPMLNILNGGAHADTNVDIQEFMVAPVGAATFREALRWGAEVYHALKSVLKARGLTTAIGDEGGFAPDLPANRDALDLIVEAIEKAGFVPGQDVALALDVAATEFYSDGAYQFEGAAKSATEMAAYYAGLVAAYPIVSIEDPMSEEDWDGWRGVTEELGTTVQLVGDDLFVTNPARLARGITERCANSLLVKVNQIGTLTETLDAVVLAHRSGYTSMMSHRSGETEDTTIADLAVALDCGQIKSGAPARSERVAKYNQLLRIEEELDDAARYAGRSAFPRFEVKA, encoded by the coding sequence TTGGCGTCCATCGAGGCCGTAGCAGGCAGGGAGATCCTGGACTCCCGCGGCAACCCCACCGTCGAGGTCGAGGTCGCCCTCGAAGACGGCACGATCGCCCGCGCGGCGGTGCCCAGCGGCGCGAGCACCGGCGCGTTCGAGGCGGTGGAGCTGCGCGACGGCGGCGACCGCTTCGGCGGCAAGGGCGTCGAGAACGCCGTGACCGCGGTCGACGACGAGATCGCAGACGCGCTGCTCGGCTTCGAGGCGTCGGAGCAGCGGCTCGTGGACCAGGCGCTCATCGACCTCGACGGCACGCCCGACAAGAGCAGGCTCGGAGCCAACGCCGTCCTCGGCGCGTCGCTCGCGGTCGCGAAGGCCGCCGCGGAGTCCGCTGGGCTGCCACTGTTCCGCTACGTCGGCGGCGCGACCGCGCACGTCCTTCCGGTGCCGATGCTCAACATCCTCAACGGCGGCGCGCACGCCGACACCAACGTCGACATCCAGGAGTTCATGGTCGCGCCGGTGGGGGCGGCGACGTTCCGCGAGGCGCTGCGCTGGGGCGCCGAGGTCTACCACGCGCTGAAGTCGGTGCTGAAGGCGCGCGGGCTCACGACTGCCATCGGCGACGAGGGAGGCTTCGCGCCCGACCTGCCGGCCAACCGCGACGCGCTCGACCTCATCGTCGAGGCGATCGAGAAGGCCGGCTTCGTGCCCGGGCAGGACGTGGCTCTCGCGCTCGACGTCGCGGCGACGGAGTTCTACTCGGACGGCGCCTACCAGTTCGAGGGTGCCGCGAAGTCCGCGACGGAGATGGCGGCGTACTACGCGGGCCTCGTCGCGGCGTACCCGATCGTCTCGATCGAGGACCCGATGAGCGAGGAGGACTGGGACGGCTGGCGCGGTGTGACCGAGGAGCTGGGTACGACGGTGCAGCTGGTCGGCGACGACCTGTTCGTCACCAACCCGGCGCGGCTCGCGCGCGGCATCACCGAGCGCTGCGCCAACTCCCTGCTCGTCAAGGTCAACCAGATCGGCACCCTCACCGAGACGCTCGACGCGGTCGTGCTGGCGCACCGTTCCGGCTACACGTCGATGATGAGCCACCGCTCGGGCGAGACCGAGGACACGACGATCGCCGACCTCGCCGTCGCGCTCGACTGCGGGCAGATCAAGTCCGGCGCGCCCGCGCGGTCGGAGCGCGTGGCGAAGTACAACCAGCTCCTCCGCATCGAGGAGGAGCTCGACGACGCGGCGCGCTACGCGGGCCGCTCGGCGTTCCCGCGCTTCGAGGTCAAGGCTTGA